The DNA window ACGTAGCTACAGTTAATCTCGGAAAAATTTCACAGAAACAGCACACACATGTTCTTTTCGATTGGCATGGATATACTACCTTGGGGGAGATGTTGAGCTGGTAGACGAAGCCGATCTTTTCGAcgagctcctcgccggcgccggaggcgaGGTGGACGCGCAGCTGCTCCAGGAGCGCAGCCGACTTGAGGTTGCTCCCTTCCATCGCGTCGCACGGTTCTTGGTTCAGGCCTTGGAAGTTCGATGATTCAAAGCTGAGATGCAGTTGTGTTCTTGGGGGCTTTGATGTATATAAATTGCATCCACCTCGAGACGTGGCAACAAGGGTCTCTGTTGCAGAGACGGTTAGTAGTTGCATTGGTCTCAACTTTTATTCCGTATTTGATTAAGAGATTATATGATTTGTTGTTGCAACAGGGACAGTTCAGGCAAGATATAATATTGTGGAATCAAATTCAGGAATAGCGAGAGGAACTGTTGCAAAATCTGTTTCTTGTTTATTTATCATCATCCTCTGTAAGATTGTAACGTGAATAAACACTTTGGGCTACACGATCAAACCGAAACGTGATAGTACAAGCGTGCCATTGACGGAGGCATTGTCGTCTACTTTACAGACACCAACAAGAATGACGAAGAATTCACCGGAGCAGACCAGTCCGCCGTGCTAGCTCCtactcctcgtcctcctccctctccctccgcacGGCCCCGAACCGCTCCACCAGGATGTCGGCGACGATCGGCGCCACCTCGTCGCACGGCACGGACTTCTTGTACACGTCGGCGAGGTGCGAGTCGCTGCCGACGCGACCGCCGACGAAGATGTCGGCCGCCTCGACGACCTTGCCGGCGCTGTTCTTGGTGAGGCAGCCCATGAAGCCAATGTCGGCGACCTGCACCTGGGCGCAGCTGTTGGGGCAGCCGGTCCAGTGCATCCGCACCGCGCGGGGCACCGACACGAGCTTCTCGACCTGCGACGTCACCAGCAGCGCGCGCTGCTTCGTCTCGATGATGGCCTGGCCGCAGAACTGGCTGCCGGTGCACGCGACGAGGCCCTTGAGCAGGAGCGACGGCTGCGGGGACAGCTTCTGGAGCAGCGGCTCGGCGAGCAGCGCCTCCACCTTGCCGTTCTTGACGTTCGGGATGACGATGTTCTGctccacggcgaggcggagctcCCCGGAGCCGTACTCGTCGGCGAGGCGGGCGAGCTCGAACATGTCCGCCGCCTGCACCCGCCCCACGGGCACGTGCAGGCCGACGTAGGACAGCCCTTCCTGCTTCTGCGGGTGCACGCCGAGGTAGTCCCGCCTCTGCCATTTCTTGTCGACGAGGTcctccggcgcggcgcgctccAGAGCGCCGTTCGGCATCCTCTTCTCCACCTCCGACCGGAACACCTCCATCCCCTGCATTGTCGACGCCGAACTTTACACATAAGAGCACTGACGCATGTACAATTTCAGTCAATGgaggcagagagagaaaaaatgtcTCACAAGCTCGTCGATGAGCCACATCATGCGCGTCTTCTGCCGGTTGCCCCTGGTGCCGAGGTCACGGTACGCCTCAAGAATGGCCTTGCACACCGGGATGATGTCGTCGCCGGGGACCCAGGCGTCGAGCGGCAGAGCCTCCGCCCACCTCTTGGGGCTGATGAacccgccgacgaggaggttGAAGCCGAGCTTGCCGTCCTTCACCGCCGGCATGTACGCCAGGTCGTTGATATGCGGGTGCTCGTACAGGTCGTGCGACCCGATCACGCACACGTTCCACTTCCTTGGCCTGCCAAGAACACGCAACAGCAAAACCATCAGAGACGAGAGCACAAAGACGATGAAGCTGAGAGAGTGGGGTTGCATCGTCAGAGATGGTGACTGACAGGTTGGTGACGGTGGGGTTGCCCCGGAAGTTGCCGGTGatgaaggaggagaggaggttgGTGTAGGGGCGGGTGTCGACGATCTCGTCGGGGTCGATGCCGGCGAGGGGGTTGCCGACGGGGTTGCGGACGTTGTCCATGCCGCTCTGCAGGCTGGTGAGGCCGACGGCGTTGAGGCCGTCGAGGATGGCCGGCACGTCGGGGAGCGTGACGCCGCGGATCTGCCAGTTCTGCCGGGTCGTCACGTCGGCGCAGCCCTCCTTGCCGTACGCCTCGATCACGCTCGCCAGGTACCTCGTCTGCTCGCTCGTCGTCACGCCGTTGGGCAGCTTCAGCCGCATCATGAACCGCCCATCTGCACAGCGTAGAGCGGCCGTCAGAATGTTGGCCCAACTTCATTGTGGGCCCACTTGGGCCAGATCAGCGAGAGAGAATCAGCCATGGGTGTCAGTATATTCCATTTCGTTGGCATGACTAATATAGTTGACCCCTTTGCTTTACtcgtttattttagaattttattattattatactacTAGTGATATACTGCAGTAACCGACCAATGACAGTACCTAATGTGCCCTTGCAGTCCAATTAAATGTAAATAAAGTTTGCAGAGATTAATCAGAAAATTGTGAtagaaatctagaaaaatagacccttttttttgttaaatcgGTTCAAAAGGCCACACATGCTGGCGCCAGATAAATTACTAATCCACCTGCTGTGTCGACATGAGTAGATTAGTAGATCCTCAGAGGAATATGGGGCTATATATGGCACATGGAGGTGAGGTGATTGGATCAAATGCAGTTAGTCATTTATCAAAAAGATCGTTACTTTGCCATAAAAAACTAGAAATTTAACCAGTCTTAATTATGTACTGAATGTGCatcaagaacaaaaaaaatcatgagaatATCTTCGCAAATTAATCGAGGGAGGGTTTCTTCCTCCTTGCGACAGACTAGCGGAAGCAGGACAAAATGTGTGCGTAATTAGCGCTCGGTGGTGATCAGACAGAGGCGTACACTGATGCTTGCGGCGGTGGAAGAGGCCGAGCCACTTGAGACGCACGTCGATGTCCTCCTTGGAAAGCTTGTCGGCCTCGATCTCCTCCAGGGGCATCTTGGCGAGCTCCCTGATGCCGCCCTCCATGAACAGCGACATGGGCTCCTTGCCCAGCTTCACCTTCTCCTGCGGGTTCAGCCCCGTGCGGTGCTTCTCCTTGAGCACCCAGTACCCGCCCTCCCGCTCCTCCACCCTCGGCTCCAGCCGCTCCGCCGAGACGGCCGGagtcgaggacgacgacgacgacgacggcgcggacaCGGTCGAGGACTGgagggggcgcgcgcggccggggGGACacgggcgacggcgggagGTGGCCGCGTGTGGGGACGGGGGCAGGAAGCGCTGcagggaggcggaggaggccatGGCTGgagacggaggaggcggaggcggcggtggtggtggtgcgctgtggcgacggtggtggtggtggccatggGTGCGGTGCGTGTGGTTGTTTATtgcgggggaggggagggggcgcGGGGCGCTGCTGCTGGCTCTTGGCGAGTTCAAAAGGGCAGAGATGCTAGGAGACATGGGCAGCCACGGGCGGGAGATTTACCGGTTTACCCATGGCCCGGCGGGTACTGTTCGTTTGGTTGCGCTTGTACGGAATAGGAGATCGGGTAGAGGATAACACCATTTTGTCTCGTGTTTCCGTCGAAACGGTTTTCCCcggagggttttttttttcatttgtgggAAGCATTGGTGGCTCAGAAACTTTGGAATGTGTAGGAAAATTCTGCTATGGTAAAGTATAGTGTTGTTCGATAGTGATAATGTTGTATTACtctatcatttttatattatataagattttctatattaatctaaatttacaTGGATGTTATTGAATTTGGACAAATTTGCAAATCACATGCATTAATCCATGAATGGATGTAAGGAAAACTAAAAATCTttaacggagagagtattatcTTTTGTTGTAAAAAATGATATCGGTATGTTTATTCTTGAGGCTGGTTGGGGTGCTGCCCCGCTTTGAAAGTTAAAACCTTATgtgtagtaatttttttttaaaacacagTAAAAACACAAGCGTTCATAATACCGCAAACTCAACCCTATAAACACATGCACATCCTACGTAGTTTGAAGTTACCAAAGACATCTCGTTGCCGACATGTATGTCGTCTATTCCTAAAAGAATAATTATCTATGAATATGAAACATCCGTGTTAAAAGCACACTGAATTTACTGTAAGTAACCTAACCGGTCAAGctacatttgctttgtttATAGCTGTAGTACTTAGTATTTAGTAACTCACATATACCGCAACAAGTACTTAGTGAACCAATTGTTGGTGGCTGCATGGAGGAAGAATGGAAGATGATTATGGTAATTGGCTGCTTTTTCGGCCATTGgtctatcaaaatttaaactctagcGGGAAGGTAATAAATGGTTAAAATGGCACATTAgtcatcaaatatattttaagtaaaatgtttttaagaaaaaaaactattgtatataattaattaaagttaaaCAACAAAGTGGAACTTGAACATATAGATCAAGCAGCTACCCGGAAGGGTTTGTATCGTGACGATGGATATTGCTCTAAGTATCTCCAATACAGAGTGCTTGATGGGGTGTTTAACAACATAATTAAACTAAGCACTATACCGATTTTGTTAAGTACTATATCGATTTTTTAACACAAGCATCTCTCTTTAGCACTGTATTGGAGGTGTCGTAAGCAATTCAGAGGCAGAACAAGAAAAACCATGGGCTCGCATAGACGCATAGCAGTTGTTTCAGAGCTTAGCAGCGCACGACGCAGATGGCATGCGGCTGCTTCGCAACGAAGGCGTCGCGCGCGCCCTTCCACCCAACCGAAGCATCCAGCCAATCCAAGGGCCAACGCCGGGGTCGAGATCGGTAATCTCGCGGCGGTCTAATGAATCCGGCGTATGCGGCGAACATGtgtggggagggagggggtgactaaataaaaatactcaGGATTTTGGGTGTTTTTAGCAGCTGGGTTGGATGCGGCAAAGACGACCGGACCAGCACGATAATTATGTTTAAAGAAGGCCGTCGGTCTAGATACATACACCGGCGGCAGAAGGGAAAACGGCTCATGAGACGTCGCAAGGGTCGACCTGTAAACACCTGTCGTTCCTGGTTCGCTCGTGCCCGCCAAAGTGCAGAGGCGTACCCTTGCTTCTCTCTTTGTGTGTGTCTAAATACTGAAGAAAAGGGAGATTAACATGCGTTGATACGGCTCTACTTGGTTATCTGTAACAACTGAACTAgtgatgcaacaacaacatatGATCGTTTCACTTTGTCTTTTTATGGCTTCTGATGTTGTGTTGGTTCCATACTACTCATTCATTTTGAGGAAAAACAAAGCATTTGAATTTGTTAAGaacaattatatatcatcCGGGTTGTAGAAACAAAGCATagtaaaattaaagaaaaaaaaatcctataagtTAGAGACAGGGATGGATCcagaataaaataatagtaaaTGTTGAAAATACTTTCTTCGGCCTTTAAAAGAACTTCGGTCCATCTTTTCATAAGGAAATTTTGCATCACTCCAATATCTTGTACTTTTTCCAATAGATGGATGTGCATTTCTTTTCTCACCTTTTATATTCCTATggataaaaaatccaaataaaaacGAATAAGACGTATACAGTACTACATGCGTGATATACTGAtacgtggatacaccattcGTTATTCAGCAAGGCACGCAGGCAGCCAGTGGCCATACGTTTGAAGCCACACGCCGCGGCTCTTGCCCTTTGATGTGTGTACAAGGGCGACTTGCCTATCCTGATGAGCCACAGACACCGTCTGCCTCTTGGACGACACCAACCTCCTCCTGGCCTCTTCGGCCAGTCTCGCCTGGGCCACGAGCCCGCAGGCAACAACTAGAGACCACGAAATTTAACACACAATCGTTTTCACCAAAACTGCAAACTCATGTATTCGCCAACTTAGCATCAGAGAAGAAACATCTGCTAGCAATTTAATTTCACACCATATGGCTCAGAAGAATAGGGAGTTGCAACAGTTAGCCAGGCTCCGACCATCACTCCATTCTGTAGTCAACACAGATATCATCACAAGTTCACAACCCTCAAGAGTGACTGTGCTATAAAGTTCAGGCGAAGTTCATCTGCAAGACTAACCTTGTATACTTTTTCAGCTCTCACACACGGGAAAAGGGTCTGTATCAAGCCCAATGAGATGTTTAGAATAGAACCTTCCACGTGTGCTTGAACGTATGCAAGATCACAGGACATTAAGGGCAAATcgacaaaatcaaaatcactGAAATATTACAAGAAACAATTTTACGAGTCACTAATTCGGTAATCTTGCCTCCTGCGAAAATGTCTGAGAATGAAACTATCTGCATACAAGGGGTACTTTTGTCGTATGAGACCTTTGATGCACTTCCAGAATGAAAAATCAACTTGCTCACCGTCCTTCCTAACTATGAACAGACATCTTGAGTTCTCAAATTCTGGGTGTAACCCAACCTGCAAAGTGGAACTAAAGTTTAGAGTACAGTTGGAGTAagcaaataataaaatcacCATTTGGAGCACATAGCCATATTCAATTCAGTTTTATTCAAGGCAAATAAACAACTCGAGTTATTTAGTAAACTATACAAAAGTCAAATAGCCATCTAAAAAAACTGTGAGAAGTACTGTCGTCTCTATTCAGaatttaaaaagaaacatgCTGAAGTTTGTTGGTATTCATGATTCATGAGTATCACCTTGACACatcaatacaaaataaagTCAAACTACAAACTGTACTCCTATATCTAAGTATCAAGAGTCATATCTTAAAACAACTCTCTCTGCCCATGACTCAACAGCAGGGCCAggcaaagatgataaaaaacaagTAATTTCGTTGTTCTACATTTTTGAGAAAGAACTTGGGCGACTCACTTCCACTACGTTTTAAGAAACTTTCTTATGTCTAATAGTTTACATACCGTAATGTAGTCAATACCACATCCAATTTTCTTCTCGTATTGTGGGTGATAAGGAAGCAATCGTTCCAAAATTGCCTTTTCATGTTCAGGGCTCAGCCGATCACCATTTTCATACCTGCAGCAGTTTTAATATCATTTCCTCTCCTTTACTAAATTATAGaagtacaatatatatttaagtagCAAGAACTAGTTTATGAAGAAGGATATACTTATTTCCTGTTGCTCACTAGACAACAAAGTATAAGCAAGCTGCTGTAACTTAAGTATTTGAGGCCTGTTGCCTTAGAATTATATCTTGCTGATTGTAGGTAAAGTGTGGAACCACGTGGCTATAAGAATTTTGATACAGTGAAGCAATCCTAACTTACTATTTAGTAAGAAGCCATGATACTAACAACATATGCTTTGGGAAAAAATGCAACAACACTGTTTCTTACTTTAACAAAGTATATCAACATAATTAAACAGTCCTGCCACATAGGGTGCTATTAAATGCATGAATCACACTGAACTCTTTCCATACAATAAATggaaaattatatatcaggCAAAAAAAGCATTCATGTGCTATGCTAAGTATGTGCAGCTGATCAAAGTTTTGTCAAGCCTCATTTTATGCATCACAGAAACAGTTACAAAAAAATGTGTAACTACAAATGGTACCAATGGTAAGagacaagaaaataaacaatattttggatACATCATATCAATAACTATTTGCTTGCTTGAAGGAGCATAATTTTGGCAGCTACAGACATGTATTATGACTGATTGAGATCAAATGATGGTTCAGTGTGAAAAGATGTAGAACATGTTGAAAGGACATGAATGTGGAACTTCTGAATAAAGAGAGATTGTCATTTGGCCATGCCATGTCCTATTGCATTCCTACTCATGCAAATAATGATTTTGAACTTACTCATCCAAACCTCAATAGAGTAAGCAGTACTATATTGCACGAATCAGATTAGAATGAGTTGGCACCAACCAAAACCCTAAATTCAAACAATTTACTGATACGAGGTATACGCGTTGCTGCTATGCTCGTAATTATAAACTTGAACTTGGTACTGATGGTACCAGTGTAATTGTGCCAAAACACTTAATCATTCTACAGTAGGATCCATGTAATGCGTGGTAGGTTTAGCTTGCACACCATCTGTTTGATGAATGGTGTATGAAAGGAATACCAATTACCTTCCAATTCTGGTGCCATGCTATAGTGCTATACTAACATTCCGAGTGAATCGAAAATTTCAACCATAATTAagcgagaggagaggagaatcGCGTACTTGGCGGAGTGCAGAATCATCCGGACGAAGCCAACGAGGGGCACGGTGTCCTCGAGGATGAGGTCCTCCCAATCCACCCACTCCCTCTCCGGCAACTTACTTCTCCCCTCCTCCGTCGCCTCGTCCTCCCTCGAACCACCACCCAGCGAGGACTCCGCCTCGCtctcccgctcctcctccatcacctcgtcctcctccgtagccgccgtcgtcgccaccgccggccgcctcaGGATGGCAGCCGGGTCGGGCGTGGTCGCGCCCTGCCCGCGGGCCCTCACCGCCACCCCGCAGCCACGGCCACGGGCCACAAGTGCGGAAGCGGAGAGGTGGATACGCATACGCCCGGCCCCGGGGACGGGGCGCGGgcaggagacggcggcggccactgCCACGGCCATGGGGTGCatgtgcggcggcggtggaaagTGGCGTGGTGGCTTCCGGCCGTCACGGCATGGTACGGGGGGCCGCGCGCCGTGCCGCTGTCTGCCCGAGGAGGAGCGAGGTGTTCGTCGGGGGTGTTCGTTTCCACGGCGAGGTTAGTTCGCTGGGGGTGGTGGCGAGTAGTGGCTGGGAAGTGAGGCGCGATGCCGCATGGAGGAGTGGATAGGTCTCTCCTCCTGTGCCGTGCCGAGAGGCGAGATCGTGGCCTCGTCGGCCTAGGCGTGGCGCCTTGTTTTTCTCCAGTTTCCGGCCTCGGTGGTGATATTTACACgcaataagtttattttatgtccctgatttaattttttgtcaccGAACCACAGTATCAGATACAACATGCCTCTTATCTAATATTCTATTAAAACTGGTGCATATAAGATCTCTCCATAGTTTAGATGACGATTTTTTACGACGTAGTGTCTACGTGATAGGTTTGACTTAGTTCTCGTCCTACGTGGTAGCGATATGATAATGAGGGTAAGATgtaaaaagtaattttttaaaaaaatatataaacgaGTTAGCTAAAAATAGTGGGACGCACCTATCTTCACGGCTTGTTGGCGCCACCTTCTCTGAAATGCCTAGCCATACTTGCCCCCacgtatttttgttttatttttct is part of the Oryza brachyantha chromosome 2, ObraRS2, whole genome shotgun sequence genome and encodes:
- the LOC102699567 gene encoding ferredoxin--nitrite reductase, chloroplastic produces the protein MASSASLQRFLPPSPHAATSRRRPCPPGRARPLQSSTVSAPSSSSSSSTPAVSAERLEPRVEEREGGYWVLKEKHRTGLNPQEKVKLGKEPMSLFMEGGIRELAKMPLEEIEADKLSKEDIDVRLKWLGLFHRRKHQYGRFMMRLKLPNGVTTSEQTRYLASVIEAYGKEGCADVTTRQNWQIRGVTLPDVPAILDGLNAVGLTSLQSGMDNVRNPVGNPLAGIDPDEIVDTRPYTNLLSSFITGNFRGNPTVTNLPRKWNVCVIGSHDLYEHPHINDLAYMPAVKDGKLGFNLLVGGFISPKRWAEALPLDAWVPGDDIIPVCKAILEAYRDLGTRGNRQKTRMMWLIDELGMEVFRSEVEKRMPNGALERAAPEDLVDKKWQRRDYLGVHPQKQEGLSYVGLHVPVGRVQAADMFELARLADEYGSGELRLAVEQNIVIPNVKNGKVEALLAEPLLQKLSPQPSLLLKGLVACTGSQFCGQAIIETKQRALLVTSQVEKLVSVPRAVRMHWTGCPNSCAQVQVADIGFMGCLTKNSAGKVVEAADIFVGGRVGSDSHLADVYKKSVPCDEVAPIVADILVERFGAVRREREEDEE
- the LOC102712969 gene encoding protein DCL, chloroplastic gives rise to the protein MHPMAVAVAAAVSCPRPVPGAGRMRIHLSASALVARGRGCGVAVRARGQGATTPDPAAILRRPAVATTAATEEDEVMEEERESEAESSLGGGSREDEATEEGRSKLPEREWVDWEDLILEDTVPLVGFVRMILHSAKYENGDRLSPEHEKAILERLLPYHPQYEKKIGCGIDYITVGLHPEFENSRCLFIVRKDGEQVDFSFWKCIKGLIRQKYPLYADSFILRHFRRRQDYRISDS